One segment of Gemmatimonadota bacterium DNA contains the following:
- a CDS encoding M14 family metallopeptidase, whose protein sequence is MADRVERPESFFGFRLGDDYKMARWDRITEYFYLLSQQSERIRVVNLGPTTENNPFLLAIITSAGNLARLEELREINGRIADPRGLSDAAIDGLVQEGKVVVCQSMSLHASEIAATQMAPQLAYDLVTGNDETTKNILENVIFLMVPCFNPDGQIMVADWYDEHVGTEYEGCDLPWLYHRYCGHDNNRDAIMLNLVESRYMARIMFQDWHPHVFQDHHEMGGYQPRLFVCPYCEPIHPHADPLIWREINWYGAHMAYKLEEAGHQGVISGAMFPAWYHMGFHWLGNYHNIASLLTETAQAKLASPLYIHPHQLSGENGNTLHTLPHYKPQTNFPNPWPGGWWRLRDMVDQQRVAATGLMDIAARCRETVLRNAVQKALHQTHRGLEDESAGFFIRPDQHDPQVVTGLVNALLRQGIDVQRTRTRATVGTRVYPAGTWFVSSSQPKRGVVKTLLERTLWPDDAWARKADGSPTRIFDNATDTLAEMMGVSAEPSEVPHAGLDAGSLNLDPVIESVPANGSVTGDGAHGMAVDPRHNAAFGAVNALLEAGAEVSRATSPLSTGGGGLPAMPPGTFIVSGVDQARAEGVVRETGAAGFRLEEPAEGDPVAKPRIAMYQRYWGGNMPEGWTRMTLEQAGFTYRTARDADIRDDLHDLCDVFILPDDTMDMMAGTEQEVEKRLKSVPQPEKYRSALGESEIEAIGAFVEKGGTLVAVGGACRLPIEKFGLHITDVTAGLPESAFFCPGSMLRIRVDNTHRLGYGMPDRALVMHRTSPVHSINPSHFNDRYEVVAAYPEKDVLESGWLIGEEHIAGKPAMISVRHGEGRIVLYGFQVNFRNQTHGTFKLLFNALYGN, encoded by the coding sequence ATGGCCGACCGCGTTGAGCGACCCGAGTCGTTTTTCGGCTTCCGCCTCGGCGACGACTACAAGATGGCCCGTTGGGACCGTATCACGGAGTATTTCTATCTGCTGAGCCAGCAGAGCGAGCGCATCCGCGTAGTCAACCTGGGTCCGACGACGGAAAACAACCCCTTCTTGCTGGCCATCATTACTTCCGCCGGCAACCTCGCCCGCCTGGAGGAGCTCCGGGAGATCAACGGGCGGATTGCCGATCCGCGGGGCCTTTCCGACGCCGCGATCGACGGTCTGGTGCAGGAGGGCAAGGTCGTCGTGTGCCAGTCCATGAGCCTCCACGCCAGCGAGATCGCCGCCACGCAGATGGCGCCCCAGCTCGCCTACGACCTGGTCACGGGCAACGACGAAACCACGAAGAACATCCTTGAAAACGTCATTTTCCTGATGGTCCCGTGCTTCAATCCCGACGGCCAGATCATGGTGGCCGACTGGTACGACGAGCACGTGGGCACCGAATACGAGGGGTGCGATCTGCCCTGGCTGTACCACCGGTATTGCGGCCACGACAACAACCGGGACGCCATCATGCTGAACCTGGTGGAATCCCGGTACATGGCGCGGATCATGTTCCAGGACTGGCATCCCCACGTCTTCCAGGACCACCACGAGATGGGCGGCTACCAGCCCCGGCTCTTCGTCTGCCCCTACTGCGAACCCATCCACCCCCACGCCGATCCGCTCATATGGCGCGAGATCAACTGGTACGGGGCGCACATGGCCTACAAGCTGGAGGAAGCGGGCCACCAGGGCGTCATCAGCGGCGCCATGTTCCCGGCGTGGTATCACATGGGGTTTCACTGGCTCGGCAACTACCACAACATCGCGAGCCTGTTGACCGAGACCGCCCAGGCGAAGCTGGCCAGTCCATTGTATATCCATCCCCACCAGCTCAGCGGCGAGAACGGCAACACCCTGCACACGCTGCCGCACTACAAGCCGCAGACCAACTTTCCGAATCCGTGGCCGGGGGGCTGGTGGCGGCTCCGGGACATGGTGGACCAGCAGCGCGTCGCCGCCACGGGACTCATGGACATCGCGGCGCGATGCCGGGAGACGGTGCTTCGGAACGCCGTGCAGAAGGCCCTGCACCAGACTCACAGGGGCCTGGAAGATGAGTCGGCAGGGTTCTTCATACGACCGGACCAGCACGACCCCCAGGTCGTGACCGGCTTGGTGAACGCCCTGCTCCGGCAGGGTATCGACGTGCAGCGGACCCGGACCCGGGCGACGGTGGGAACCCGCGTCTATCCCGCGGGCACCTGGTTCGTATCCAGTTCCCAGCCCAAGCGAGGCGTGGTCAAGACGCTGCTGGAACGGACCCTGTGGCCGGACGACGCCTGGGCGCGCAAGGCCGACGGATCGCCCACGCGAATCTTCGACAACGCGACGGACACGCTCGCGGAAATGATGGGCGTATCCGCGGAGCCGTCGGAGGTGCCGCACGCCGGACTGGACGCGGGATCGCTGAACCTGGATCCGGTGATCGAGTCGGTGCCGGCGAACGGATCGGTCACCGGAGACGGGGCGCACGGCATGGCCGTCGATCCCCGTCATAACGCCGCCTTCGGCGCGGTCAACGCGCTGCTGGAAGCGGGCGCCGAGGTCAGTCGGGCAACCAGCCCCCTTTCGACCGGCGGAGGCGGCCTGCCGGCCATGCCGCCCGGCACCTTTATCGTCAGCGGGGTCGACCAGGCACGGGCCGAGGGAGTCGTCCGGGAGACCGGAGCCGCCGGCTTTCGACTCGAGGAACCGGCGGAAGGCGATCCGGTCGCTAAGCCGCGCATCGCCATGTACCAGCGGTACTGGGGCGGCAACATGCCCGAAGGCTGGACCCGCATGACGCTGGAGCAGGCGGGCTTTACCTATCGCACGGCCAGGGACGCCGATATCCGGGACGACCTCCACGACCTCTGCGACGTGTTCATCCTGCCCGACGACACGATGGACATGATGGCCGGAACCGAACAGGAAGTCGAAAAACGCCTGAAGTCCGTGCCTCAGCCCGAAAAGTACCGTAGCGCCCTGGGCGAATCGGAAATTGAGGCCATCGGCGCCTTCGTGGAAAAAGGCGGCACGCTCGTGGCCGTCGGCGGCGCGTGCCGGCTTCCCATCGAGAAGTTCGGCCTCCATATCACGGACGTAACGGCCGGTCTGCCGGAAAGCGCCTTCTTCTGCCCCGGTTCCATGCTGCGGATCCGGGTCGACAACACCCACCGGCTGGGTTACGGCATGCCGGACCGGGCCCTGGTCATGCACCGTACCAGTCCCGTGCATTCGATCAACCCGTCGCACTTCAACGACCGGTACGAAGTGGTCGCCGCCTATCCCGAAAAAGACGTGCTCGAAAGCGGGTGGCTGATCGGCGAGGAACATATCGCCGGCAAGCCCGCCATGATCAGCGTGCGCCATGGCGAGGGACGGATCGTGCTCTACGGGTTCCAGGTGAACTTCCGCAACCAGACCCACGGTACCTTCAAGCTGCTCTTCAACGCGCTGTACGGGAACTGA
- a CDS encoding amidohydrolase family protein, with product MPIVDFHNHVYPPRYVEEIRKGPSAYTVTEDEDGNPVLHSPGDYNILVPGHRLMDVRLEVMEEAGVDTHVITFTAPGTLIETPERSAELSSKVNDLFAEIQRGHPDRFPALATLPLNNPGACAAELERAVGKLGLKGACVYSNANGVALSDPCFWPMYEIADDREMVVFIHPTFPLGVEAMKDYMLMPAVGFLMDTTLATASLLFSGLVERFPNIRWVLGHLGGAVPYLAERFDRCYEAFPQCRANLENHPTVYLKNQFYYDTVNFDVDALHFALGFAGADRIVAGSDYPHQIGSMPKMIKSINAMDLSDEDREAILGGNAVRLLGL from the coding sequence ATGCCCATCGTCGACTTTCACAACCACGTCTATCCGCCCCGGTACGTCGAGGAGATCCGGAAGGGTCCCAGCGCCTACACGGTGACCGAGGACGAAGACGGCAACCCGGTTCTGCACTCCCCCGGCGACTACAATATCCTGGTCCCCGGCCATCGGCTCATGGACGTGCGCCTGGAGGTCATGGAGGAAGCGGGCGTCGACACGCATGTCATCACCTTCACCGCGCCGGGCACGCTCATCGAGACGCCGGAGCGGTCCGCCGAACTGAGCAGCAAGGTCAACGACCTTTTCGCGGAAATACAGCGCGGGCACCCGGATCGCTTTCCGGCCCTGGCGACCCTGCCGCTGAACAATCCGGGGGCCTGCGCCGCCGAGCTGGAGCGGGCCGTCGGCAAGCTGGGCCTGAAGGGGGCGTGCGTGTACAGCAACGCCAACGGCGTGGCGCTCAGCGACCCGTGCTTCTGGCCCATGTACGAGATCGCGGACGATCGTGAAATGGTCGTTTTCATCCATCCCACCTTCCCCCTGGGCGTGGAGGCCATGAAGGATTACATGCTCATGCCCGCGGTAGGATTCCTGATGGATACGACCCTGGCCACGGCCAGCCTGCTCTTCAGCGGCTTGGTGGAGCGCTTTCCGAACATTCGCTGGGTGCTGGGCCACCTGGGCGGCGCCGTGCCCTACCTCGCCGAGCGCTTCGACCGGTGCTACGAGGCCTTTCCGCAGTGCCGCGCGAACCTGGAGAACCACCCCACGGTCTACCTGAAAAACCAGTTCTACTACGACACGGTCAATTTCGACGTGGACGCGCTGCATTTCGCCCTGGGCTTCGCGGGCGCCGACCGTATCGTGGCCGGGAGCGACTATCCCCACCAGATCGGCAGCATGCCGAAGATGATCAAGAGCATCAACGCGATGGACCTGTCGGACGAAGACCGCGAAGCCATTCTAGGGGGAAACGCCGTCCGGCTGCTGGGGCTTTGA
- a CDS encoding SDR family oxidoreductase: protein MDLMLHGKRAIVTGGSRGIGRCCALALAREGARVCVTARNRDLLDEVVREIEATGGEGYAVAADLVSLDDCRGVVRETADTFGGIDILVNCAGAARGGDILALPAEQIDEGLALKSYGYLRMSQLVIPYMQENRWGRIIHIAGNAGTSPGRGNIPLSLANVAVLNCTRALSDAVSGDGILVNAICPGMTNTRRARDLQQAEADRQGRDVEDLLREAGERLPAGRIAEPEEIAAVATFLASESCSYVFGTAVYMDGGERRGTP from the coding sequence ATGGATCTCATGCTCCACGGAAAAAGAGCGATTGTCACCGGCGGCAGCCGGGGCATCGGACGTTGCTGCGCGCTGGCCCTGGCCAGGGAGGGCGCCCGCGTGTGCGTCACGGCCCGAAACCGGGACCTGCTGGACGAGGTGGTTCGGGAGATCGAAGCGACGGGCGGCGAAGGATACGCGGTTGCGGCCGATCTGGTCTCGCTGGACGACTGCCGCGGGGTGGTCCGTGAAACAGCCGACACCTTCGGCGGCATCGATATCCTGGTCAACTGCGCCGGCGCGGCGCGGGGAGGCGACATCCTGGCGCTTCCCGCGGAACAGATCGACGAAGGGCTGGCGCTGAAGTCATACGGTTACCTGCGGATGTCGCAACTGGTGATCCCGTACATGCAGGAGAACCGATGGGGACGCATCATCCATATCGCCGGCAACGCGGGAACGAGCCCCGGCCGCGGCAACATCCCCTTGAGCCTGGCCAACGTCGCCGTCCTGAACTGCACGCGGGCCCTGTCGGACGCGGTATCCGGCGACGGCATCCTGGTCAACGCCATATGTCCCGGCATGACGAACACCCGGCGGGCCCGGGACCTGCAGCAGGCGGAGGCCGACCGGCAGGGCCGGGACGTCGAGGACCTGCTTCGCGAAGCCGGCGAGCGGCTTCCCGCCGGCCGCATCGCGGAACCGGAGGAGATCGCCGCCGTGGCGACTTTCCTCGCGTCCGAATCCTGTTCGTACGTCTTTGGTACCGCCGTCTACATGGACGGCGGCGAAAGACGGGGCACGCCCTGA
- a CDS encoding cupin domain-containing protein encodes MAENTSKSFAAHSDGAEWVKGLRPYFVYRDLGMKSATDGRVMAHVIRAAQSCDGPMGYHSHELEFQMNYLLKGWARIDLADVGEIEVTAGDAWYQAPGVAHELMEYSDDFEVIEITIPGDFPTIDETR; translated from the coding sequence ATGGCTGAAAACACGTCCAAATCCTTCGCGGCGCATTCGGACGGCGCGGAATGGGTCAAAGGGCTGCGGCCCTATTTCGTGTATCGCGACCTGGGCATGAAGTCCGCTACGGATGGCCGGGTGATGGCCCACGTCATCCGGGCCGCCCAGTCCTGCGACGGTCCCATGGGTTATCATTCCCACGAACTCGAATTCCAGATGAACTACCTGCTCAAGGGCTGGGCGCGCATCGACCTGGCGGACGTGGGCGAAATCGAAGTAACCGCGGGTGACGCGTGGTACCAGGCGCCCGGCGTCGCGCATGAGTTGATGGAATACTCCGACGATTTCGAAGTCATCGAGATCACCATACCGGGCGACTTCCCGACCATCGACGAGACGCGCTAG
- a CDS encoding NAD(P)-dependent oxidoreductase has protein sequence MNVGFIGLGNMGNPMAASLLRAGHALRVHDLDEDKAANLLDAGASWASSPRETAAGVDAVITSLPGPAAVEKVVLGGDGVFEGLARGSVYIDTSTGEPGLIRRIAREGAAKGIDVLDAPISGGVFGARDATLTVFVGGDEAVFDRYEPLLRGVGSTVVRMGDTGSGVATKLVNNLMMFINFIGACEGMAIGTRAGIDPRTLIDAIRPSMGQSRMMERCLSRFLDGKSLYSAIDLGVKDMHLGVALGRTHDVPLEIAPIVEDLLRRFQDQGNAQADLLEYIGDYLKRAGADPSGRS, from the coding sequence ATGAACGTCGGATTCATCGGGTTGGGCAATATGGGCAATCCCATGGCCGCCAGCCTCCTGCGCGCCGGACACGCCCTTCGCGTCCACGACCTGGACGAGGATAAGGCCGCGAACCTGCTGGATGCCGGGGCTTCGTGGGCGTCATCCCCCCGCGAGACGGCAGCGGGCGTCGACGCGGTCATCACCTCGCTGCCCGGACCCGCCGCGGTGGAAAAGGTGGTCCTGGGCGGTGACGGCGTGTTCGAAGGCCTCGCGCGCGGTTCCGTCTATATCGATACGAGCACGGGCGAACCGGGACTCATCCGGCGCATCGCCAGGGAAGGCGCGGCAAAGGGGATCGACGTGCTGGACGCGCCGATCAGCGGCGGAGTCTTCGGCGCTCGAGACGCCACCCTGACCGTGTTCGTCGGCGGAGACGAGGCGGTGTTCGACCGGTACGAGCCCCTCCTGCGCGGCGTGGGCAGTACGGTCGTCCGCATGGGGGATACCGGCAGCGGCGTCGCGACCAAGCTGGTGAACAACCTCATGATGTTCATCAATTTCATCGGCGCCTGCGAAGGGATGGCCATCGGCACGCGGGCGGGTATCGACCCGCGTACGTTGATCGACGCCATCCGGCCGAGCATGGGCCAGAGCCGGATGATGGAGCGGTGCCTGTCCCGTTTCCTGGACGGCAAGTCGCTGTATTCCGCCATCGACCTGGGGGTGAAGGACATGCATCTGGGCGTCGCACTCGGGAGGACGCACGATGTCCCGCTGGAAATCGCCCCGATCGTCGAGGACCTTCTCAGACGGTTCCAGGACCAGGGGAACGCCCAGGCCGACCTCCTCGAATACATCGGAGACTACCTGAAGCGGGCGGGCGCCGACCCGTCCGGAAGATCGTGA
- the rpiA gene encoding ribose-5-phosphate isomerase RpiA, with protein MTSEALTREMKKTVGVEAARMVGQGDVVGLGTGSTAEFMIEELGRRVREENLNIVGIPTSFDASVLARRNGIPAGTLDDVDRVDIAVDGADEVDPAMNLIKGRGAAHLREKIVDGMAERFIVIVDESKLVERLGTKCPVPLEVLPMAVQPVMRAVEALGGEPLLRMAVHKDGPVITDQGNMVVDARFDGIDDPGGMESTLNNIPGILENGLFVGLATGILIGSISGEGRIEVERRT; from the coding sequence ATGACCTCCGAAGCACTGACCCGAGAGATGAAGAAGACCGTCGGAGTCGAAGCAGCCCGGATGGTCGGCCAGGGCGACGTGGTCGGACTGGGCACGGGATCGACGGCGGAGTTCATGATCGAGGAACTGGGGCGCCGCGTGCGGGAGGAGAACCTGAACATCGTCGGCATACCCACTTCCTTCGACGCGTCGGTGCTGGCCCGCAGGAACGGCATCCCGGCGGGGACGCTGGACGACGTGGACCGGGTCGACATCGCCGTGGACGGCGCGGACGAGGTCGACCCCGCGATGAACCTGATCAAGGGCCGAGGCGCCGCCCACCTGCGGGAGAAGATCGTGGACGGCATGGCCGAACGGTTCATCGTCATCGTGGATGAATCGAAACTGGTCGAGCGGCTGGGAACGAAATGTCCCGTGCCGCTGGAAGTCCTTCCCATGGCGGTTCAACCCGTCATGCGGGCCGTCGAAGCGCTGGGGGGGGAACCCCTGCTGCGCATGGCGGTACACAAAGACGGACCGGTCATCACCGACCAGGGGAACATGGTGGTGGACGCCCGTTTCGACGGAATCGACGACCCCGGCGGAATGGAAAGCACGCTCAACAACATCCCCGGCATCCTTGAAAACGGCCTCTTCGTCGGCCTGGCGACCGGGATACTCATCGGGAGCATATCCGGCGAAGGACGCATCGAAGTGGAAAGAAGAACCTGA
- a CDS encoding heme lyase CcmF/NrfE family subunit has product MNDIGYFSLLLAFMTAAYGGVTGVVGARARNPQMIASGAHGVLATFGLLTLSSIVLVYHLYTGNFQVEYVASYTSSTLPDFYRVTALWAGQKGSLLLWVWTLSLFALVVHLTNRDRNQTLIPYVHAVMMSVVLFFIALLIFVADPFELLPFVPAEGRGLNPVLQMPLMIIHPPILYQGYVGTVVPFAFAMAALITGELGDTWIRTIRRWTLYAWFFLGFGLMLGGRWAYVELGWGGYWAWDPVENAALMPWLTITAFLHSVMIQEKKGMLKIWNFILIILTFGLVYFGTFLTRSGVVSSVHSFTTSGIGPMFMGFVIVSMVLSFGLLISRRRALKARSELDSFVSRESSFLLNNLALVGVCFAILWGTIFPVLSEAVSGEKITVSAPYFNEINVPLGIFLLFLTGAGPLFAWRKTSVQSLKRHFTIPIACFIAAAAILLAFGIRHVYALLSFSMCAFVVGAIGLEFYRGARARRSTNDESWPAAFYRLVMGYKRRYGGYVVHIAIVLLFIGFTGSAFNREENFAVREGESFQIKNYTLDFDSLTETNMGEYISYAGLLRLSVDGEPVVMMAPEKRLYPIQDQVTSEVSIWSTLNEDLYVVLAELNETLDVATFKVYINPLVNWVWIGTALLMLGTIILFLPDRFGRKTTGRERREGVGEPRTPVPGTRDVTV; this is encoded by the coding sequence ATGAACGATATCGGATACTTCAGCCTCCTGCTCGCCTTCATGACGGCGGCCTACGGCGGCGTGACCGGCGTGGTCGGCGCCCGCGCGCGGAACCCGCAGATGATTGCCAGCGGGGCCCACGGCGTTCTCGCCACCTTCGGCCTGCTGACCCTGTCGTCCATCGTGCTGGTGTACCATTTGTACACGGGCAACTTCCAGGTGGAGTACGTCGCCTCCTACACCAGCAGCACCCTGCCCGATTTCTACCGCGTCACCGCGCTGTGGGCCGGGCAGAAGGGATCCCTGCTCCTGTGGGTATGGACCCTGTCCCTCTTCGCTTTGGTGGTGCACCTCACAAACCGGGACCGGAACCAGACGCTGATCCCCTACGTCCACGCAGTGATGATGTCGGTGGTCCTGTTCTTCATCGCCCTGCTCATCTTCGTGGCCGATCCCTTCGAGCTGCTGCCCTTCGTGCCCGCCGAGGGCCGCGGACTGAACCCGGTGCTGCAGATGCCCCTCATGATCATCCACCCGCCCATTCTCTACCAGGGCTACGTGGGGACCGTGGTCCCCTTCGCCTTCGCCATGGCCGCGTTGATCACGGGGGAACTGGGCGACACGTGGATCCGGACGATCAGGCGATGGACCCTCTACGCCTGGTTCTTCCTCGGGTTCGGCCTGATGCTGGGCGGCCGCTGGGCCTACGTGGAACTGGGATGGGGCGGATACTGGGCCTGGGATCCCGTGGAAAACGCGGCGCTCATGCCCTGGCTGACCATAACCGCCTTTCTCCATTCCGTGATGATCCAGGAGAAGAAGGGCATGCTGAAGATCTGGAACTTCATCCTGATCATCCTGACCTTCGGCCTGGTCTACTTCGGGACATTTCTCACGAGAAGCGGGGTCGTTTCGTCGGTGCATTCCTTCACCACATCGGGCATCGGTCCCATGTTCATGGGTTTCGTCATCGTCTCGATGGTGTTGTCCTTCGGCCTGCTGATCAGCCGGCGCCGCGCCCTGAAGGCCCGCAGCGAACTCGACTCCTTCGTCTCGAGGGAAAGCAGCTTCCTGCTGAACAACCTGGCCCTCGTGGGCGTGTGTTTCGCCATCCTCTGGGGGACCATTTTCCCCGTGCTTTCCGAGGCCGTCAGCGGCGAGAAGATCACGGTGAGCGCGCCGTACTTCAACGAGATAAACGTGCCGCTCGGCATCTTCCTGCTCTTTCTGACGGGCGCCGGTCCGCTTTTCGCGTGGCGCAAGACCTCCGTTCAGAGTCTCAAGCGGCATTTCACCATACCCATTGCCTGTTTCATCGCCGCGGCCGCCATCCTGCTGGCCTTCGGCATCCGGCACGTCTACGCCCTGCTCTCCTTCAGCATGTGCGCCTTCGTGGTCGGAGCCATCGGACTCGAGTTCTACCGCGGGGCCCGCGCGCGCCGTTCCACGAACGACGAATCCTGGCCCGCGGCTTTCTACCGGCTGGTCATGGGCTACAAGCGCCGGTACGGCGGTTACGTCGTTCATATCGCCATCGTGCTCCTGTTCATTGGCTTCACCGGGTCCGCCTTCAACCGGGAAGAGAACTTCGCGGTGCGGGAGGGCGAATCCTTCCAGATCAAAAACTATACGCTGGACTTCGATTCCCTCACCGAAACCAACATGGGCGAGTACATATCGTACGCAGGCCTGCTCCGCCTTTCCGTGGACGGCGAGCCTGTCGTTATGATGGCCCCGGAGAAACGTCTCTACCCCATACAGGACCAGGTGACTTCGGAAGTATCCATCTGGTCGACGCTGAATGAAGACCTCTACGTGGTCCTGGCCGAACTGAACGAAACGCTTGACGTAGCTACATTTAAGGTCTACATTAATCCATTGGTAAACTGGGTCTGGATCGGTACGGCACTGCTCATGCTGGGGACGATCATTCTCTTCCTCCCGGATCGATTCGGCAGAAAAACCACCGGACGTGAACGGCGCGAAGGGGTTGGCGAACCTCGTACGCCGGTGCCCGGGACCCGGGATGTAACCGTCTGA
- the rny gene encoding ribonuclease Y, whose protein sequence is MDFPLENLNGFLLPLAALTLISGLVGLVIGTIWRRSKAGEMEEKAQKRAQRLFKEMEVQRRAELLEEKRKWHDAREAQEEEINGRQSALESHEQDMMDREKEYEQRFDTLKDREDQTGLREDEVEKLEEKLKTQEVRLKESASEYRNRLEALARLTAEEAKQQLHDELIRDVKQEAEHRVRDILKTAQTNANREARKIVTLAISRCAVDQSTQTSVAVVPLPNDQIKARIIGKDGRNIRTFEAASEVKVMVDDTPEAVVISCFDPIRREIARTAMADLVSNGKITQSRIEEMITRAQEQIDNLLLSEGEQAVTQLNLKSMHPEMMKLVGRLRFRSSYGQNALDHSKEVAFLTGMMAVEVGLDELLARRCGLLHDVGKALDHEMEGSHPEIGLAFAEKYGEPEEVKNAIIAHHNDENEEITSPITFLVAAADAISGARPGARRNDPEDYIRRVVELEELARAFDGVADAYAINAGREIRVMVRPDQVDDDRTHTLACEISQKIRNDLTYPGHIKVTVIREKIAHRMTNKRDDQQQGGRRRSYGRNRNRRHSPTPSGQAAG, encoded by the coding sequence ATGGATTTCCCATTGGAAAACCTGAACGGCTTTTTGCTGCCCCTAGCCGCCCTGACCCTGATTTCCGGGCTCGTCGGGTTGGTGATCGGCACGATCTGGCGGCGCAGCAAAGCCGGCGAAATGGAGGAGAAAGCCCAGAAGCGCGCACAGCGCCTTTTCAAGGAAATGGAAGTGCAGCGCCGTGCGGAGCTGCTTGAGGAGAAAAGAAAATGGCACGACGCGCGGGAGGCCCAGGAGGAGGAAATCAACGGCAGGCAGTCCGCCCTGGAAAGCCACGAGCAGGACATGATGGACCGGGAGAAAGAGTACGAACAGCGATTCGACACCCTGAAGGACCGCGAAGATCAGACCGGCTTGAGGGAAGACGAAGTGGAGAAGCTGGAAGAGAAGCTGAAAACGCAGGAAGTCCGGCTGAAGGAATCGGCCTCGGAATACCGCAATCGGCTGGAAGCCCTTGCCCGGCTGACCGCCGAGGAAGCCAAGCAGCAGCTTCACGATGAACTCATTCGCGACGTGAAGCAGGAAGCGGAACACAGAGTCAGAGACATTCTGAAAACCGCCCAGACCAACGCCAACCGGGAGGCGAGAAAGATCGTTACGCTGGCGATCAGCCGGTGCGCGGTGGATCAGTCGACCCAGACGAGCGTCGCGGTGGTACCTCTGCCCAATGACCAGATCAAAGCCCGTATTATCGGAAAAGACGGCCGCAACATCCGGACTTTCGAGGCCGCCAGCGAAGTGAAGGTCATGGTGGACGATACCCCGGAGGCCGTGGTCATTTCCTGCTTCGATCCCATTCGCCGGGAAATCGCCCGCACCGCCATGGCGGATCTCGTATCCAACGGCAAGATTACCCAGAGCCGTATAGAAGAAATGATCACGCGGGCACAGGAGCAGATCGACAACCTGCTGCTCTCGGAAGGGGAGCAGGCCGTCACCCAGCTCAACCTGAAATCCATGCATCCCGAGATGATGAAGCTGGTCGGCCGGCTGCGGTTCCGGTCCAGTTACGGCCAGAACGCCCTGGATCACTCGAAGGAGGTGGCCTTTCTCACCGGCATGATGGCCGTTGAGGTCGGCCTGGACGAACTGCTCGCCCGGCGCTGCGGACTCCTTCACGACGTCGGCAAGGCCCTGGATCACGAGATGGAGGGATCACACCCGGAAATCGGCCTGGCCTTCGCGGAAAAGTATGGCGAGCCCGAGGAAGTCAAGAACGCGATCATTGCCCATCACAACGACGAGAACGAGGAAATCACCTCGCCCATCACCTTTCTGGTCGCCGCGGCGGACGCCATTTCCGGCGCCCGGCCCGGCGCACGCAGGAATGATCCCGAAGACTACATCCGCAGAGTGGTGGAACTGGAAGAACTCGCCCGGGCGTTCGACGGGGTGGCCGACGCCTACGCCATCAACGCCGGACGCGAGATCCGGGTCATGGTCCGGCCGGACCAGGTGGACGACGACCGGACGCACACGCTGGCCTGCGAGATATCCCAGAAGATCCGCAACGACCTGACCTATCCCGGGCACATCAAGGTGACCGTGATCCGGGAGAAGATCGCCCACAGGATGACGAACAAGCGGGACGACCAGCAACAGGGCGGACGTCGAAGGTCGTACGGAAGAAACCGGAACCGGCGTCATTCCCCGACGCCCAGCGGACAGGCGGCGGGATAA